The following proteins are co-located in the Trichormus variabilis 0441 genome:
- a CDS encoding choice-of-anchor Y domain-containing protein, with protein sequence MANTAPLLNNTGNLTLSFITEDIPVTSNTGTLVSEIIGNSISDPDASALKGIAVTFVDNSNGVWEYTLNNGTSWNAFGTPLLNAARLLPSNANTKIRFRPNANFSGSADINFYAWDQTTGTSGNTANILAGKGGTTAFSTDYEGASITVTSVNDTAPTLNAGTLTLATINEDTPLVSNRGSLLADLVRGLISDSDANPQGIAVTGADNSNGSWQYSLDGGANWLNFGAVSDSSATVLLPSIRLYDGSLIGSPTSQGWLKFGASPAITLPILGNVLGVGGTQSQISGGTQLNSNTTPASSLAGFTASTGTSGYSNYNGYAPVLFNQSFPALDPVKGFTISFDVKINSETHTSDDNGDGIQDRAGFSVIVVTSDKTKAIELGFWTDEIWAQNASPLFTHSTTERAFRNTSTAVTHYNLVVENNTYKLFAPDSSTPILSGNLRDYTAFNHTTAAPSPINSLPFDPYETPNFLFLGDNTTSARSSIDLTRVELQTNTRVRFVPNADYNGQANLTFRAWDGSNGVASGTTGVNASVNGNATAFSSNTQTVGITINSVNDAPIVANSISNQTAITGTAFNFQIAANTFADADSGDTLTYSATRSDGSPLPSWLSFDADTGRFTGTPTTDNLGSISLRVTATDTTNLSVNTIFNLEIRRPDNIINGTANNNTIIATSAKDIFDGGDGGDIFITNIANLSQNDILNGGNGQDTIIIQGGINTDTISFDLSNVNNQLASILGTTITNVETFDLRSFAGTVTFTGGSGNDVVYGGVGNDTLTGGAGDDNLNGGAGDDTLIGGDGNDILTGGSGTNTLTGGAGNDRYYIDNASDVIQEGAGAGQDEVFATVSYTLAANVEALTLRGTAIQGTGNSSNNNIRGNNANNILSGEDGNDNLTGNAGNDVLIGGRGNDTLNGGIGNDELIGGAGSDRLFGGAGADYFSFGSQGNPFNSGDFGIDTIADFAVGVDDIKLDKVSFSALTSVVGNGFSVSSEFASVSNDTLAATSNGLIVYSLGSGRLFYNQNGSAAGFGTGAQFATLSGTPILSADDFFIFQSVQEPAKKIA encoded by the coding sequence ATGGCTAACACCGCGCCTCTACTGAACAATACAGGTAATCTCACCTTATCTTTTATTACTGAAGATATTCCTGTTACTAGTAACACTGGTACTCTAGTGTCTGAAATCATCGGTAACTCTATAAGTGACCCAGATGCTAGTGCGCTAAAAGGCATTGCCGTTACCTTCGTTGATAACAGTAACGGTGTTTGGGAATATACCTTGAATAATGGAACTAGTTGGAATGCCTTTGGAACACCATTGCTAAATGCAGCACGGTTACTACCATCAAATGCAAATACTAAAATCCGCTTTCGCCCCAATGCTAACTTTAGTGGCTCTGCTGATATTAACTTTTACGCTTGGGATCAAACAACAGGTACATCAGGTAACACAGCGAATATTTTGGCTGGTAAAGGTGGAACAACTGCCTTCAGTACGGACTATGAAGGAGCCTCCATTACTGTTACCTCTGTTAACGACACAGCACCAACCCTCAACGCCGGGACTCTCACTCTAGCAACTATTAATGAGGATACACCTCTTGTGAGTAACCGGGGTAGTTTACTTGCTGACCTAGTGAGAGGATTAATTAGCGATAGCGACGCAAACCCCCAAGGAATTGCTGTCACAGGAGCAGATAATAGCAACGGTAGTTGGCAATATTCTCTTGATGGCGGTGCTAATTGGCTCAACTTTGGTGCTGTTTCTGATAGCTCAGCTACAGTACTACTTCCTAGTATCAGACTCTATGATGGTTCATTGATTGGCTCACCAACTTCTCAAGGCTGGCTCAAATTTGGTGCTTCGCCTGCTATTACTCTTCCTATACTAGGAAATGTGCTTGGGGTTGGTGGTACTCAGTCTCAGATTAGTGGTGGAACTCAATTAAATAGTAATACTACACCTGCTTCATCACTAGCTGGATTTACAGCCTCAACTGGGACATCCGGTTACAGTAATTACAATGGTTACGCCCCAGTTCTATTTAACCAGTCGTTTCCTGCACTTGACCCCGTAAAAGGCTTCACTATTAGTTTTGATGTGAAAATTAACAGTGAAACCCACACCAGTGATGATAATGGTGATGGCATTCAAGACCGCGCTGGCTTTAGCGTCATTGTTGTTACTAGTGACAAAACCAAAGCAATTGAGTTAGGTTTCTGGACAGATGAAATTTGGGCGCAGAATGCTAGCCCGTTATTTACCCACAGCACCACAGAACGGGCATTTAGAAACACAAGCACAGCAGTTACCCACTATAATTTGGTAGTTGAAAATAATACTTACAAGCTGTTTGCGCCGGATTCATCTACGCCGATTTTAAGTGGCAATCTCCGCGATTACACGGCATTCAACCACACCACTGCTGCACCTTCCCCAATCAATTCTTTACCTTTTGACCCTTACGAAACACCCAATTTCCTTTTCCTCGGTGACAATACAACCTCCGCTAGGTCTTCTATTGACCTCACACGGGTGGAACTGCAAACAAATACGAGAGTTCGCTTTGTCCCCAATGCTGACTATAATGGCCAAGCTAATCTCACCTTCCGCGCCTGGGATGGTTCTAATGGTGTAGCCAGTGGTACTACAGGAGTAAACGCTTCAGTTAATGGCAATGCCACAGCTTTTAGTAGCAATACTCAGACTGTCGGTATCACTATTAATTCTGTTAATGATGCACCGATAGTAGCCAATAGTATTTCTAACCAAACAGCTATAACAGGCACAGCATTTAACTTTCAAATCGCCGCTAACACATTTGCTGATGCAGACTCAGGCGACACCCTCACGTATTCAGCTACCCGCAGCGATGGTAGCCCTCTACCCAGTTGGTTATCTTTTGATGCCGATACGGGCAGATTTACTGGTACTCCTACCACGGATAATTTAGGTAGCATTAGCCTGAGAGTTACTGCTACAGATACAACCAACCTCAGTGTTAACACTATATTTAACCTAGAAATCAGACGGCCAGACAATATCATCAACGGCACCGCCAACAATAATACAATCATAGCTACCAGTGCCAAAGATATATTTGATGGTGGAGATGGAGGTGATATCTTCATTACCAACATCGCCAACCTCAGCCAAAATGACATTCTCAATGGTGGAAATGGACAAGACACAATCATTATTCAAGGTGGCATAAATACGGACACCATCAGCTTTGACTTAAGTAATGTCAACAATCAACTAGCCAGCATTCTTGGCACAACCATCACCAATGTTGAAACCTTTGACCTGAGAAGCTTTGCCGGCACAGTCACTTTTACAGGTGGTAGTGGCAACGATGTAGTCTATGGTGGCGTTGGTAACGATACCCTGACTGGTGGCGCTGGTGATGATAACCTCAATGGAGGTGCTGGTGATGATACCCTCATCGGTGGTGATGGTAATGATATCCTCACAGGTGGTAGTGGTACAAACACCCTGACTGGTGGTGCAGGTAATGACCGTTACTACATAGATAACGCCAGCGATGTTATTCAAGAGGGGGCGGGTGCTGGTCAAGATGAGGTTTTTGCCACAGTCAGCTACACCTTAGCTGCTAATGTCGAGGCTCTGACCCTCAGAGGTACTGCCATACAAGGTACGGGCAATAGCAGTAACAATAACATTAGAGGTAATAATGCTAACAACATTCTGTCTGGTGAAGATGGCAATGACAATCTTACAGGTAATGCTGGCAATGATGTATTGATTGGTGGTCGTGGTAATGATACCCTCAATGGCGGTATTGGCAATGATGAGTTGATTGGTGGCGCTGGTAGCGATCGCTTATTCGGTGGTGCTGGTGCTGATTACTTCAGTTTTGGTAGTCAGGGTAATCCCTTCAACAGTGGTGATTTTGGCATAGATACCATTGCTGATTTTGCAGTTGGCGTGGATGACATTAAGTTAGATAAGGTCAGCTTCTCTGCTCTAACTAGTGTGGTTGGCAATGGTTTTAGTGTAAGTAGTGAGTTTGCTAGTGTAAGTAACGATACCTTAGCGGCAACTAGCAATGGGTTGATTGTTTACAGTTTAGGTAGTGGTCGCTTGTTCTATAACCAAAATGGCAGCGCTGCTGGTTTTGGCACAGGCGCGCAGTTTGCGACTCTCTCCGGTACTCCTATTCTGAGTGCTGATGATTTCTTCATTTTCCAGTCTGTTCAGGAACCTGCTAAAAAAATAGCGTAA
- a CDS encoding SRPBCC family protein, which yields MLHFQHTSVINAPPEVVWKFHERPDILQLLTPPWQPVRVVRREGGLEVGAITEFKLFLGPVPLTWLARHTECDKYRLFTDTQISGPFESWIHRHQFQPENGKTRLIDDVSYVMPGGETIEFIGGWLIQAQLEAMFRYRHYVTKRECE from the coding sequence ATGCTGCACTTTCAACATACCTCAGTCATTAATGCGCCACCAGAAGTAGTTTGGAAATTCCATGAAAGACCGGATATTTTGCAACTGCTGACTCCACCTTGGCAACCAGTACGAGTCGTTCGCCGAGAGGGAGGATTAGAAGTAGGCGCAATCACAGAATTTAAATTATTTCTTGGCCCTGTACCTTTAACTTGGTTAGCGCGTCACACTGAATGCGACAAATATCGCTTGTTTACCGACACCCAAATATCCGGGCCTTTTGAATCTTGGATACATCGCCATCAATTTCAGCCAGAAAATGGAAAAACCAGGCTGATTGATGATGTTTCCTACGTTATGCCCGGTGGCGAGACAATAGAATTTATTGGCGGTTGGCTAATACAAGCACAACTTGAAGCCATGTTCCGCTACCGCCACTATGTCACAAAACGGGAGTGTGAATAG
- a CDS encoding CPXCG motif-containing cysteine-rich protein, protein MQNTAEFYCAYCGEPNLTFIDLSAGGQQSYIEDCQVCCRPNILYVRVDEDTLDIEIDTEYEG, encoded by the coding sequence ATGCAAAATACAGCTGAATTTTACTGTGCTTATTGTGGGGAACCAAACTTAACCTTTATTGACTTGAGTGCTGGCGGACAGCAATCTTATATTGAAGATTGTCAGGTTTGTTGTCGCCCCAATATCTTATATGTGCGGGTTGACGAAGATACCCTAGACATCGAAATTGATACAGAATACGAAGGTTGA